Proteins co-encoded in one Pyxidicoccus xibeiensis genomic window:
- a CDS encoding NTP/NDP exchange transporter → MLKRFVDVRDEEVGAVLWSFLYFFTLMCGYAILRPIRNEMGTAGSIKGLNWLMTATFLVMLVAVPAYSAVVARWPRRVVIPFIYRFFLVSLLAFFVLLKLEVARELVARVFYVWLSVYNLFVVSIFWSFMADVFASNQSKRLFGFIAAGGTVGMLAGPFLVGRLAVPVGPVNLILFSAVMLEVSAQCVRRLSGWAHDVQHQPPTAEGPVGGGVLDGLKLLVTSPFLLALGLNVFLYAATSTFLYYQEVQLVAQVGKDEAARTAVFGDIDFIVQLVTLGLQALVTGRVISRLGLGAALAVAPVVTVLGFLGLAAAPLLAVLIAFKAVRGASHYALERPSREVLFTTVDREARYKSKSFIDTVVYRGSDSLSGWLQAGLSKLGLSMTGLSLAAVPLAGLWLAVSLYLARHQRRQTPAALASPVPDNVPAR, encoded by the coding sequence ATGCTCAAGCGATTCGTGGATGTCCGGGACGAGGAGGTGGGGGCCGTCCTCTGGTCGTTCCTCTACTTCTTCACGCTCATGTGCGGCTACGCCATCCTCCGGCCCATCCGCAACGAGATGGGGACGGCGGGCAGCATCAAGGGGCTGAACTGGCTGATGACGGCCACGTTCCTGGTGATGCTGGTCGCGGTGCCGGCCTACTCCGCGGTGGTGGCGCGCTGGCCGCGGCGCGTCGTCATCCCCTTCATCTACCGCTTCTTCCTCGTCAGCCTGCTGGCCTTCTTCGTGCTGCTGAAGCTCGAGGTGGCCCGCGAGCTGGTGGCGCGCGTCTTCTACGTCTGGCTGAGCGTCTACAACCTCTTCGTCGTCTCCATCTTCTGGAGCTTCATGGCGGACGTCTTCGCCAGCAACCAGAGCAAGCGCCTCTTCGGCTTCATCGCCGCGGGAGGCACCGTGGGGATGCTGGCGGGGCCGTTCCTGGTGGGCCGCCTCGCGGTGCCCGTGGGGCCGGTGAATCTCATCCTCTTCTCCGCGGTGATGCTGGAGGTGAGCGCGCAGTGCGTGCGCCGGCTCAGCGGCTGGGCGCATGACGTGCAGCACCAGCCGCCCACGGCGGAGGGGCCCGTGGGAGGCGGGGTGCTGGACGGGCTGAAGCTGCTGGTGACGTCGCCCTTCCTGCTGGCGCTCGGGCTGAATGTCTTCCTCTACGCGGCGACGTCCACGTTCCTCTACTACCAGGAGGTCCAGCTCGTCGCGCAGGTGGGCAAGGACGAGGCCGCCCGCACCGCGGTGTTCGGCGACATCGACTTCATCGTGCAGCTGGTGACGCTGGGGCTGCAGGCGCTCGTCACCGGGCGCGTCATCTCGAGGCTGGGGCTGGGCGCGGCGCTGGCGGTGGCGCCCGTCGTCACGGTGCTGGGCTTCCTGGGGCTGGCCGCGGCGCCGCTGCTGGCGGTGCTCATCGCGTTCAAGGCGGTGCGAGGGGCCAGCCACTATGCGCTGGAGCGGCCCTCGCGCGAGGTGCTCTTCACCACGGTGGACCGCGAGGCGCGCTACAAGTCGAAGAGCTTCATCGACACGGTGGTGTACCGCGGCAGCGACTCGCTGAGCGGGTGGCTGCAGGCCGGGCTGTCGAAGCTGGGCCTGAGCATGACGGGCCTGTCGCTGGCGGCGGTGCCGCTGGCGGGGCTGTGGCTCGCGGTGTCGCTGTACCTGGCGCGGCACCAGCGGCGGCAGACTCCGGCCGCGCTCGCGTCCCCGGTTCCCGATAATGTCCCGGCCCGCTGA
- a CDS encoding pyridoxal phosphate-dependent aminotransferase, with the protein MAIDLTSLPRPSRDDATVGTMARGLVGSEILKIAAQIRELVAKGQKVCNLTVGDFSPKEFPIPDGLRQNIATALQAGETNYPPSDGVLDLRQSVQRFYERALGLRYPLEGIVIAGGARPIIYGTYRSVLDAGETVVYPVPSWNNNHYAYIMGAKSVVVTTDPERGFMPTVEQLAPHLGSARLLCLCSPLNPTGTMIAPDVLGAICERVVAENREREKRGQKPLILMYDQIYWVLSFGGVKHVTPIELVPEVAPYTVFVDGISKAFAATGVRVGWGVGPPTIIARMRDVLGHVGAWAPKAEQVAVARYLDDTEATESFLKVMRQRVDERLEALHKGFSRMREAGLPVRHIAPQGAIYLSVRFDLVGKAGLKNNEDIRKLLLEKASFAVVPFQAFGLDEDTGWFRLSVGATSVKEIEEALPRVEAALREALAAAK; encoded by the coding sequence ATGGCAATCGACCTCACCTCCCTTCCCCGCCCCTCACGGGACGACGCCACCGTGGGCACGATGGCGCGGGGTCTCGTCGGCAGCGAAATCCTGAAGATCGCCGCGCAAATCCGGGAGCTCGTCGCCAAAGGCCAGAAGGTGTGCAACCTGACGGTGGGCGACTTCAGTCCGAAGGAGTTCCCCATCCCCGACGGGCTGCGGCAGAACATCGCCACCGCGCTCCAGGCCGGGGAGACGAACTACCCGCCGTCCGACGGCGTGCTCGACCTGCGCCAGTCGGTCCAGCGCTTCTACGAGCGCGCGCTCGGGCTGAGGTACCCGCTGGAGGGCATCGTCATCGCCGGCGGCGCGCGGCCCATCATCTACGGCACCTACCGCAGCGTGCTGGACGCGGGGGAGACGGTCGTCTACCCGGTGCCCTCGTGGAACAACAACCACTACGCGTACATCATGGGCGCCAAGAGCGTGGTGGTGACGACGGACCCCGAGCGCGGCTTCATGCCCACCGTGGAGCAGCTCGCCCCGCACCTGGGCTCCGCGCGCCTGCTGTGCCTGTGCAGCCCGCTCAACCCCACCGGCACCATGATTGCCCCGGACGTGCTGGGCGCCATCTGCGAGCGCGTCGTGGCGGAGAACCGCGAGCGTGAGAAGCGCGGCCAGAAGCCGCTCATCCTCATGTACGACCAGATCTACTGGGTGCTGAGCTTCGGCGGCGTGAAGCACGTGACGCCCATCGAGCTGGTGCCGGAAGTCGCGCCGTACACCGTCTTCGTGGATGGCATCTCCAAGGCGTTCGCCGCCACGGGCGTGCGCGTGGGCTGGGGCGTGGGGCCGCCGACCATCATCGCCCGCATGCGCGACGTGCTGGGCCACGTGGGCGCGTGGGCGCCCAAGGCCGAGCAGGTGGCGGTGGCCCGCTACCTCGACGACACCGAGGCGACGGAGTCCTTCCTCAAGGTGATGCGCCAGCGCGTGGACGAGCGGCTGGAGGCGCTGCACAAGGGCTTCTCGCGCATGCGCGAGGCGGGGCTGCCGGTGCGGCACATCGCTCCGCAGGGCGCCATCTACCTCTCCGTGCGCTTCGACCTGGTGGGCAAGGCCGGGCTGAAGAACAACGAGGACATCCGCAAGCTGCTGCTGGAGAAGGCCAGCTTCGCGGTGGTGCCCTTCCAGGCCTTCGGCCTCGACGAGGACACCGGCTGGTTCCGCCTGTCCGTTGGCGCCACCTCGGTGAAGGAAATCGAGGAGGCCCTGCCCCGCGTGGAGGCCGCGCTGCGCGAGGCGCTCGCCGCCGCGAAGTAG
- a CDS encoding DUF1028 domain-containing protein yields MMPLTRGLLVLSSVLLMSSTASAQLTDKPSGRPSRSLRAPGASAMERPVNLKLFGTRAIVACDPVEQSCGMAVISFPSGVSGLVPYGRSDLAVATMALPSVDDATAVISRIDAGEAPQAAIDTVLASDPLAPIRQLAAVKLHPDGSVTVGQRTGAENSPATCSVKGATYVVQANNMTTSDICRVMAEGFDKARGSLPQRLYASLKAGARVGGDRNGERSGVIRVWNSTNETAFFTHVLADAVVHGSSTALRDLEVELNRYQGTLGVPYPSDLVVLDRDTVRLVKRVLRKLDYYDGPMDGTWPASAEQALADFNWNNIFFDKPTVVVDGVRKIDGVLVKFMRDADLDALLRAGHFDE; encoded by the coding sequence ATGATGCCTCTCACGCGCGGATTGCTGGTCCTCTCGTCCGTGTTGCTGATGTCCTCCACCGCTTCCGCCCAGCTCACGGACAAGCCCTCCGGCAGGCCCTCCCGGAGCCTGCGCGCGCCAGGCGCATCCGCCATGGAGCGTCCCGTCAACCTGAAGCTCTTCGGCACGCGCGCCATCGTCGCGTGCGACCCGGTGGAGCAGTCCTGTGGCATGGCCGTCATCTCCTTCCCCAGCGGAGTCAGCGGGCTGGTGCCCTACGGGCGCTCGGACCTCGCGGTGGCCACCATGGCGCTGCCGTCGGTGGATGATGCCACCGCCGTCATCTCCCGCATCGACGCGGGCGAGGCGCCGCAGGCCGCCATCGACACCGTGCTCGCCTCGGACCCGCTGGCGCCCATCCGCCAGCTCGCCGCGGTGAAGCTGCACCCGGATGGCAGCGTGACGGTGGGCCAGCGCACCGGCGCGGAGAACAGCCCCGCCACCTGCTCCGTCAAGGGCGCCACCTATGTGGTGCAGGCCAACAACATGACCACCTCGGACATCTGCCGGGTGATGGCGGAGGGCTTCGACAAGGCCCGGGGCAGCCTGCCGCAGCGGCTGTATGCGTCGCTCAAGGCCGGCGCTCGCGTGGGCGGAGACCGCAACGGTGAGCGCTCCGGCGTCATCCGTGTCTGGAACAGCACCAACGAGACGGCCTTCTTCACCCACGTGCTCGCCGACGCCGTCGTCCACGGCAGCTCGACGGCGCTCCGGGATCTGGAGGTCGAGCTGAACCGCTACCAGGGCACCCTCGGCGTGCCGTACCCGTCCGACCTGGTCGTGCTGGACCGGGACACCGTGCGACTCGTGAAGCGCGTGCTGCGCAAGCTGGACTACTACGACGGCCCCATGGATGGCACCTGGCCCGCGAGCGCCGAGCAGGCCCTTGCGGACTTCAACTGGAACAACATCTTCTTCGACAAGCCCACCGTCGTGGTGGACGGGGTGCGGAAGATTGACGGCGTGCTCGTGAAGTTCATGCGCGACGCGGACCTCGACGCGCTCCTCCGGGCGGGGCATTTCGACGAGTGA
- a CDS encoding AMIN-like domain-containing (lipo)protein, with amino-acid sequence MKRKLTSLWLAGCVAVAGCSKKEEPAVPEDSPAQPSRPPQGTIPREGEAAANPPVHVVVPADGGTATGQAQPAPGDANGSGTAQAGTIGSNGSGTAQAGGAGSGTAQAGTTGNGTSEETPPAPPPATAADLPPENPKHREWTAGNIELKRRPSLPVTLRSVRAGQHADYDRVVFEFDGEQLPGYQLEYVDKPIVQCGSGDETPVAGQGWLQVRLTPARGHDDKGQATVAQREMKPKLPVIQELERICDFEAEVTWVLGNKSPNKYRVMELKGPTRLVVDVQH; translated from the coding sequence ATGAAGCGCAAGCTGACGTCGCTGTGGCTCGCCGGGTGTGTCGCGGTCGCCGGGTGCTCGAAGAAGGAGGAGCCGGCGGTGCCCGAGGACTCGCCCGCCCAGCCCTCGCGTCCACCCCAGGGCACCATCCCCCGCGAGGGCGAGGCCGCCGCCAACCCGCCCGTGCATGTCGTGGTTCCCGCCGACGGCGGCACGGCGACGGGACAGGCGCAGCCCGCGCCTGGCGATGCGAATGGGAGCGGCACGGCGCAGGCCGGAACAATCGGGTCGAATGGGAGCGGGACGGCCCAGGCTGGGGGGGCCGGGAGCGGCACGGCGCAGGCCGGGACGACCGGGAACGGGACCTCCGAGGAGACGCCTCCGGCTCCGCCTCCCGCGACGGCGGCCGACCTTCCTCCCGAGAACCCGAAGCACCGCGAGTGGACGGCGGGCAACATCGAGCTGAAGCGCCGCCCTTCCCTGCCGGTGACGCTGCGCTCGGTGCGCGCGGGCCAGCACGCGGACTACGACCGCGTGGTGTTCGAGTTCGACGGCGAACAGCTGCCCGGCTATCAGCTCGAGTACGTGGACAAGCCCATTGTCCAGTGTGGCTCGGGTGACGAGACGCCCGTCGCCGGCCAGGGCTGGCTGCAGGTGCGGCTCACGCCCGCGCGCGGGCATGACGACAAGGGGCAGGCCACGGTGGCCCAGCGGGAGATGAAGCCGAAGCTGCCCGTCATCCAGGAACTGGAGCGCATCTGCGACTTCGAGGCCGAGGTGACGTGGGTGCTCGGCAACAAGAGCCCCAACAAGTACCGCGTCATGGAGCTGAAGGGGCCCACGCGCCTCGTGGTGGACGTGCAGCACTGA
- a CDS encoding 4-alpha-glucanotransferase — MARAPLPEDHHRLVTEALAALDIRNLVLSIHDPSFPSLPEEDLGWGTPYSQGAARFLDFARELGFNGIQLGPQGQTTEFNASPYDGTLFSRNVLDVALAQLEEPEPWGALLPRGRTAGLAASRPTGLDPGARYRHAFRTQLAVLHEAWASFRRQREAPEASPVLRELAARFTTFRQQHQAWLLRDALFDVLCEEKHEGDWRRWADSLDGRLFSPRREEEAAAAARLVELETRYADALERYAFFQFLVHQQHHGLRERTVKWRLKLYGDLQIGFSPRDTWAWQGLFLRTYLMGAPPSRTNPDGQPWNYPVLDPEQFFVEDASGVAAGHRAGPVLRFMNARMDKNLGEYDGLRLDHPHGLVCPWVYRADVPDALWAVQHGARLFDSPDLPDHPALARYALVHPEQLDREVPRYADRWVKSLTPEQVRRYSVLFDSIVGAARRNGRDLGDLLGEVLSTLPHPLERVLAQYGLGRFRVTQKADLGNPADVYRSENVAPEDWVMVGNHDTKSLWRLVGDWQWRGTLRAQADYLAWRLCPEETEREDFARRLAAHPGLVAQAKVADLFASRARNVMLFFTDLLGMTETYNTPGTVDARNWSLRVPEDWACQYHERLRGEAALNLPAVLAMALRAGGAAARARHHELLAGLDRLASELRSR; from the coding sequence ATGGCCCGTGCTCCGCTGCCCGAAGACCACCACCGACTCGTCACCGAGGCCCTGGCCGCGCTCGACATCCGCAACCTGGTGTTGAGCATCCACGACCCGAGCTTCCCCAGCCTGCCGGAGGAGGACCTCGGGTGGGGCACGCCGTACTCGCAGGGCGCCGCGCGCTTCCTCGACTTCGCGCGGGAGCTGGGCTTCAACGGCATCCAGCTGGGGCCACAGGGCCAGACGACGGAGTTCAACGCGTCGCCGTATGACGGCACGCTCTTCTCGCGCAACGTCCTCGATGTGGCCCTGGCACAACTGGAAGAGCCCGAGCCCTGGGGCGCGCTGCTGCCTCGCGGCCGCACGGCCGGGCTCGCCGCCAGTCGTCCCACGGGACTGGACCCCGGTGCGCGCTACCGTCACGCCTTCCGCACGCAGCTCGCCGTGCTGCACGAGGCGTGGGCGTCCTTCCGCCGCCAGCGCGAGGCACCGGAGGCTTCGCCCGTGCTGCGCGAGCTGGCCGCGCGCTTCACCACCTTCCGGCAGCAGCACCAGGCCTGGCTGCTGCGCGATGCCCTCTTCGACGTGCTGTGCGAGGAGAAGCACGAGGGTGACTGGCGGCGGTGGGCGGACTCGCTGGATGGGCGGCTGTTCAGCCCCCGGCGGGAAGAGGAGGCCGCGGCCGCCGCGCGCCTCGTGGAGCTGGAAACGCGGTACGCGGACGCGCTGGAGCGCTACGCCTTCTTCCAGTTCCTGGTGCACCAGCAGCACCACGGGCTGCGCGAGCGCACGGTGAAGTGGCGGCTGAAGCTGTACGGCGACCTGCAGATTGGTTTCTCGCCGCGCGACACGTGGGCGTGGCAGGGACTCTTCCTGCGCACGTACCTCATGGGCGCGCCGCCCAGCCGCACCAACCCGGATGGCCAGCCGTGGAACTACCCGGTGCTGGACCCGGAGCAGTTCTTCGTCGAGGACGCCTCGGGCGTGGCGGCGGGGCATCGGGCGGGGCCGGTGCTGCGCTTCATGAATGCGCGGATGGACAAGAACCTCGGCGAGTACGACGGGCTGCGGCTGGACCACCCGCACGGCCTGGTGTGCCCGTGGGTGTACCGCGCGGATGTGCCGGACGCGCTGTGGGCGGTGCAGCACGGCGCGCGGCTGTTCGACTCGCCGGACCTGCCGGACCACCCGGCGCTGGCGCGCTACGCCCTGGTGCATCCGGAGCAGTTGGACCGCGAGGTGCCCCGGTACGCGGACCGGTGGGTGAAGTCGCTGACGCCCGAGCAGGTGCGGCGCTACAGCGTCCTCTTCGACTCCATCGTGGGCGCGGCGCGGCGCAACGGGCGCGACTTGGGAGACCTGCTGGGCGAGGTGCTCAGCACGCTGCCGCATCCGCTGGAGCGGGTGCTGGCGCAGTACGGGCTGGGGCGCTTCCGCGTGACGCAGAAGGCGGACCTGGGCAACCCGGCGGACGTGTACCGCAGTGAGAACGTGGCGCCCGAGGACTGGGTGATGGTGGGCAACCACGACACGAAGTCCCTGTGGCGGCTGGTCGGGGACTGGCAGTGGCGCGGCACGCTGCGCGCGCAGGCGGACTACCTCGCGTGGCGCCTGTGTCCGGAGGAGACGGAGCGGGAGGACTTCGCGAGGAGGCTCGCGGCGCACCCGGGGCTGGTGGCACAGGCGAAGGTGGCGGACCTCTTCGCCAGCCGGGCGCGGAACGTCATGCTGTTCTTCACGGACCTGCTGGGGATGACGGAGACGTACAACACGCCCGGCACGGTGGACGCACGCAACTGGTCCCTGCGCGTGCCGGAGGACTGGGCGTGCCAGTACCACGAGCGGTTGCGCGGTGAGGCGGCGCTGAACCTGCCCGCCGTGCTGGCCATGGCGCTGCGGGCGGGAGGCGCGGCGGCTCGAGCGCGGCACCACGAGCTGCTCGCCGGTCTGGACAGACTGGCGAGCGAGCTCCGGAGCAGGTGA
- a CDS encoding efflux RND transporter permease subunit, whose translation MFISDFAIKRPIVTITAMVALVVFGLVALWQLETDEFPDVQQPIINVTIVYPGASPDTVEREIVEPIEDAIFAISGVDPQETTSSATDGLATFTVFFEFEKDIQEASQDIRDAISSKRADLPQEMEEPILTRFDPADQPIVSLTLTSEQMDVAALSRVADPLVVGELRSVPGVAQADVVGEVEREMTVRIKPQALQAAGLSMAEVVGALQAQNLAAPVGRLNSQLSEESIRLKGRLEKPEDFQNMVVATRNGQAIRLGQVADVFVGSEEPRTLALFDGAEAVGIDVLKTKGYSTTEVADAVRERVAALQQRLPPGAKLEIVRDAGVRVEDSVHNVQSALLEGALLTVLVVFIFLNSWRSTVITGLALPVSVLAAFISVWAFGFTLNTMSLLGLTLAIGILIDDAIVVRENIVRHIEMGKDHYTASREGTAEIGLAVSATTFSIVAVFVPVAFMYGVAGQWFKPFALTIACAVLVSLFVSFSLDPMLSAYWADPQVEKGARKGFISRVLSRFNDWFDRQAERYKRVIAWALDHRLAMVLVAVFSLVGALGLQATVGGAGFVPVSDRGEVEVLVETPPGSSLEYTRRKVEEVVKLAKAHPEVAYTYSTIGVPLPLSAPGVDQALVYVRLKPKAERELSQDALGKVFRDELLTLGGAKVSVFTSGFGGAFKQIQLELRGPDQKTLTQLAEQVRKEMEAVPGAVDVGLSTRGQKPELEVELNRGLAGQLGVTVGQVAQVLRPAFAGLDVGDWVDPIGETRDVMIRLAPESRDNPSDLARLPISVAGVQGGPPQLVPLGQVAEIRRTLGPAQITHLDRERVINIQANTQGRSLTEVMTDIQERVSKVPLPAGYTLTTGGESADQAEVFTRVFIALGVAVLLMYLILVIQFGSFLDPLAILLSLPLSLIGVVLALLITGDTLNIMSLIGVILLMGIVAKNAILLIDFAKWSHEKGMPLREALIEAGRIRLRPIIMTTLALVAGMIPVAIGAGEGGDFRAPLGRAVIGGTITSTLLTLLVIPTVYEILMDGRTWMSRKLRKLFHMRPPEQGHHGGGGGGGGGGGGEPRPVPQAPRD comes from the coding sequence GTGTTCATCTCCGACTTCGCCATCAAGCGCCCCATCGTCACCATCACCGCGATGGTGGCACTGGTCGTCTTCGGCCTCGTGGCCCTCTGGCAGCTCGAGACGGACGAGTTCCCCGACGTCCAGCAGCCCATCATCAACGTCACCATCGTCTACCCGGGCGCATCACCGGACACGGTGGAGCGCGAAATCGTCGAGCCGATTGAAGACGCCATCTTCGCCATCAGCGGCGTGGACCCGCAGGAGACGACGTCCAGCGCCACCGACGGCCTGGCCACCTTCACGGTGTTCTTCGAGTTCGAGAAGGACATCCAGGAGGCGTCACAGGACATCCGGGATGCCATCTCCAGCAAGCGGGCGGACCTGCCGCAGGAGATGGAGGAGCCCATCCTCACGCGCTTCGACCCGGCGGACCAGCCCATCGTCTCGCTGACGCTCACGTCGGAGCAGATGGACGTGGCCGCGCTGTCGCGGGTGGCGGACCCGCTGGTGGTGGGCGAGCTGCGCTCGGTGCCGGGCGTCGCGCAGGCGGACGTGGTGGGCGAGGTCGAGCGCGAGATGACGGTGCGGATAAAGCCGCAGGCGCTCCAGGCGGCGGGCCTGTCCATGGCGGAGGTGGTGGGCGCGCTGCAGGCGCAGAACCTGGCGGCGCCGGTGGGGCGCCTCAACTCGCAGCTGTCGGAGGAGTCCATCCGCCTCAAGGGCCGGCTGGAGAAGCCCGAGGACTTCCAGAACATGGTGGTGGCCACGCGCAACGGGCAGGCCATCCGGCTGGGGCAGGTGGCGGACGTCTTCGTGGGCTCGGAGGAGCCCCGCACGCTGGCGCTCTTCGACGGCGCGGAAGCGGTGGGCATCGACGTGCTGAAGACGAAGGGCTACAGCACCACCGAGGTCGCGGACGCGGTCCGCGAGCGGGTGGCGGCCCTGCAGCAGCGGCTTCCTCCGGGCGCGAAGCTCGAAATCGTCCGCGACGCTGGCGTCCGCGTGGAGGACTCGGTGCACAACGTGCAGTCGGCGCTGCTGGAGGGCGCGCTGCTCACGGTGCTGGTGGTGTTCATCTTCCTCAACTCGTGGCGCTCCACCGTCATCACCGGCCTGGCGCTGCCGGTGAGCGTGCTGGCCGCCTTCATCAGCGTCTGGGCGTTCGGCTTCACGCTCAACACCATGTCGCTTCTGGGGCTGACGCTGGCCATCGGCATCCTCATCGACGACGCCATCGTGGTGCGCGAGAACATCGTCCGCCATATCGAGATGGGGAAGGACCACTACACGGCGTCGCGCGAGGGCACGGCGGAAATCGGGCTCGCGGTGTCGGCGACCACCTTCTCCATCGTCGCGGTGTTCGTGCCGGTGGCCTTCATGTACGGCGTCGCCGGCCAGTGGTTCAAGCCCTTCGCCCTGACGATTGCCTGCGCGGTGCTGGTGTCGCTGTTCGTCTCCTTCTCGCTGGACCCGATGCTCAGCGCGTACTGGGCGGACCCGCAGGTGGAGAAGGGCGCGCGCAAGGGCTTCATCTCGCGCGTGCTGTCGCGCTTCAACGACTGGTTCGACCGGCAGGCGGAGCGCTACAAGCGTGTCATCGCCTGGGCGCTGGACCACCGCCTGGCCATGGTGCTGGTGGCGGTCTTCTCCCTGGTGGGGGCGCTGGGGCTGCAGGCCACGGTGGGCGGCGCGGGCTTCGTGCCGGTGAGCGACCGCGGCGAGGTGGAGGTGCTGGTGGAGACGCCGCCGGGCTCCAGCCTGGAGTACACGCGGCGCAAGGTGGAAGAGGTGGTGAAGCTGGCCAAGGCTCACCCGGAGGTGGCGTACACGTACTCCACCATCGGTGTCCCGCTGCCGCTCAGCGCGCCGGGCGTGGACCAGGCGCTGGTGTACGTGCGGCTCAAGCCGAAGGCGGAGCGTGAGCTGAGTCAGGACGCGCTCGGCAAGGTCTTCCGCGACGAGCTGCTCACGCTGGGCGGCGCGAAGGTGTCCGTGTTCACCTCCGGCTTCGGCGGGGCCTTCAAGCAAATACAGCTGGAGCTGCGCGGGCCGGACCAGAAGACGCTCACCCAGCTGGCGGAGCAGGTGCGCAAGGAGATGGAGGCGGTGCCGGGCGCGGTGGACGTGGGGCTGTCCACGCGCGGGCAGAAGCCGGAGCTGGAGGTCGAGCTGAACCGCGGGCTGGCGGGGCAGCTCGGGGTGACGGTGGGGCAGGTGGCCCAGGTGCTGCGGCCGGCCTTCGCGGGCCTGGACGTGGGTGACTGGGTGGACCCCATCGGTGAGACGCGGGACGTGATGATTCGGCTGGCGCCGGAGTCTCGCGACAACCCGAGCGACCTGGCGCGACTGCCCATCTCCGTGGCCGGCGTGCAGGGCGGTCCGCCGCAGCTGGTGCCGCTGGGACAGGTGGCGGAAATCCGGCGGACGCTGGGTCCGGCGCAGATTACGCACCTGGACCGCGAGCGCGTCATCAACATCCAGGCGAACACGCAGGGGCGCTCGCTGACGGAGGTGATGACGGACATCCAGGAGCGGGTGTCCAAGGTGCCGCTGCCGGCGGGCTACACGCTGACGACGGGCGGCGAGTCCGCGGACCAGGCGGAGGTCTTCACCCGCGTGTTCATCGCCCTGGGGGTGGCGGTGCTGCTGATGTACCTCATCCTGGTCATCCAGTTCGGCTCGTTCCTGGACCCGCTGGCCATCCTCCTCTCGCTGCCGCTGTCGCTCATCGGCGTGGTGCTGGCGCTGCTCATCACCGGCGACACGCTCAACATCATGAGCCTCATCGGCGTCATCCTGCTGATGGGCATCGTCGCGAAGAACGCCATCCTCCTCATCGACTTCGCGAAGTGGTCTCACGAGAAGGGCATGCCGCTGCGCGAGGCACTCATCGAGGCGGGACGCATCCGCCTGCGGCCCATCATCATGACGACGCTCGCGCTGGTGGCCGGCATGATTCCGGTGGCGATTGGCGCGGGTGAGGGCGGTGACTTCCGGGCGCCGCTGGGCCGCGCGGTGATTGGCGGCACGATTACGTCCACGCTGCTGACGCTGCTCGTGATTCCGACGGTGTACGAAATCCTCATGGACGGGCGGACATGGATGAGCCGCAAGCTGCGCAAGCTCTTCCACATGCGTCCGCCCGAGCAGGGCCACCACGGCGGTGGCGGTGGCGGTGGCGGTGGCGGTGGCGGTGAGCCCCGCCCCGTGCCCCAGGCGCCTCGGGACTGA